In one Terriglobia bacterium genomic region, the following are encoded:
- a CDS encoding Do family serine endopeptidase produces the protein MLASLGGYEFARPVGVHAATAAPAAAPLDQEDVNPILALDKAMETLAAHVTPAVVNVSVTSRGNAQLTGDDDDAQMPQIPNLPPGFGQFFGPQFRQFRQRPQIEHGIGSGVIISPDGYIVTNNHVVDGAQDIRVTMSDRRVLPAKLVGADPLTDVAVIKINGSNFASIPWGDSTQLHPGQTVLAFGNPLGFRFSVTRGIVSAVNRPNPFSGDARKPGEFIQTDAAINQGNSGGPLVDARGQVVGINTFLVSPTGGFAGMGFAIPTQVARPTVETLIKDGKVSHGYMGIGISDVTPDNARFFQRSQATGAVVTQVEPDMPAAQAGLRIGDVITEVDSQKVEDAGQLQVLIGQKRPGSKVNLQVERDGKNMTQPVTLEEMTRRGSAHSASGQEHGKARWGLGLTDLSSDARQQLALPNGSKGALVARVEPGSPADNAGISQGDIVLEVNRKETSTAADVSQALGKIPDGEDALLLVRSNGGNSFRVLHPAEKPAS, from the coding sequence ATGCTCGCATCCTTAGGTGGATATGAGTTCGCGCGGCCAGTCGGCGTGCACGCCGCAACTGCCGCACCAGCCGCGGCGCCGCTAGACCAGGAGGACGTCAACCCAATCCTTGCGCTGGACAAAGCAATGGAAACTCTGGCGGCGCACGTCACGCCTGCAGTGGTCAATGTATCGGTCACGTCGCGGGGCAACGCGCAACTCACCGGCGACGATGACGACGCGCAGATGCCGCAGATCCCTAATTTGCCTCCGGGCTTCGGACAGTTCTTCGGACCGCAGTTCCGGCAATTCCGGCAGCGGCCGCAAATCGAGCACGGCATTGGCTCCGGGGTCATCATTTCTCCGGACGGCTACATTGTCACCAACAACCACGTCGTCGACGGCGCGCAGGACATCCGGGTCACGATGAGTGATCGCCGCGTGCTGCCTGCCAAGCTGGTCGGCGCCGACCCGCTCACCGACGTTGCGGTCATCAAGATTAACGGAAGCAATTTCGCCAGCATTCCGTGGGGCGATTCGACGCAACTGCACCCGGGCCAGACGGTGTTGGCCTTTGGCAACCCGCTCGGCTTTCGTTTCTCGGTGACGCGCGGCATTGTGAGCGCGGTCAACCGCCCCAATCCGTTCTCCGGCGACGCGCGCAAGCCGGGCGAATTCATCCAGACCGACGCCGCCATCAACCAGGGCAACTCCGGCGGGCCGCTGGTGGACGCGCGCGGCCAGGTGGTCGGGATTAACACCTTCCTCGTCTCGCCGACCGGTGGTTTTGCCGGCATGGGTTTCGCCATCCCGACCCAGGTCGCGCGTCCCACCGTCGAGACGCTGATCAAGGACGGCAAGGTCAGCCACGGCTACATGGGTATCGGCATCAGCGATGTGACTCCGGACAACGCCAGGTTCTTCCAGCGCAGCCAAGCGACGGGCGCGGTCGTCACCCAAGTCGAACCCGACATGCCGGCTGCCCAGGCCGGCCTGCGCATTGGCGACGTCATCACCGAGGTCGACAGCCAGAAGGTCGAGGACGCCGGGCAGTTGCAGGTCTTGATCGGCCAGAAGCGCCCTGGAAGCAAGGTCAACCTCCAGGTCGAGCGCGACGGCAAGAACATGACCCAGCCGGTCACGCTGGAGGAAATGACACGGCGCGGCAGCGCCCATTCCGCCTCCGGGCAGGAGCACGGCAAAGCGCGCTGGGGCCTGGGACTCACCGACCTCAGCTCCGATGCGCGCCAGCAACTCGCTCTGCCCAACGGCTCAAAGGGAGCGCTGGTAGCCCGCGTTGAGCCTGGCAGCCCGGCCGACAACGCAGGAATATCGCAGGGCGATATCGTTCTGGAGGTAAACCGGAAGGAGACCTCAACCGCGGCAGATGTCTCGCAGGCGCTGGGGAAAATTCCCGACGGCGAGGATGCGCTGCTGCTGGTCCGCTCCAACGGCGGCAACAGCTTCCGCGTACTGCACCCGGCGGAGAAGCCGGCAAGCTAA
- a CDS encoding efflux RND transporter permease subunit, whose protein sequence is MLDRARQHPPADESPYWFARLSRPIIFLIVSLALLGAYVAFTIPVAVFPATNFPRIVIGIDNGVMPIDQMMVTITRPVEEAVNIVPGLESVRSITSRGSAEVDLFFNWNVDPVETLQLVDAALSRVQSSLPSTAKIDSHRLTFASFPILGYSLTSSTVPQTDLWQLATYEIKPRLNRLDGVSTVLVQGGQEPEFHIVPDSAQLLRAGVRISDLLDAVRRTNLIDSPGLMAQGHELGLALVSAQVRDPAEIANIVVKTTQQGVPVHVGDVAQVTAGVKPVYTRITANGQPAVLLSINRQPDSNTMQVASEVHDEVERMRKTLPAGVQLESYYDQSTIVGESIKSVRDAILIGLVLASAVMVLFLRDWGSSIVAGLVIPVTILVTFIVLKMLGQSFNLMTLGGLAAAVGLVIDDAIVVVENIVLHREAGQPLLEAIHSALHEITAPLIGSTVTPVVVFLPLISITGVTGTFFRALAITVGVALFTSLALALSWTPNLSQFLLRERGRSPRTFTPGNLGESLLAAEEESLGGWFGRVVRFYERTLHIALARPLWMAIGSLVLMVAAYASYRGLGSDMLPEMDEGGFIIDYIMPAGSALQETDRVVGHIEQMLRKIPEVESTSRRTGMQLGLAAVTEANTGDISVKLKQGRRRDIEEIIAEVRSDIARQEPAIEVEFIQVLQDMIGDLTSAPEPIQVKLFSQNAQELRDWAPRVADAIKKIPGVVDVLNGIDNTISGPAIVFHVDPAAAARAGFTPEEVAIDATAILEGEPAATPVITNDRAYTVRVRFPEQYRASLDMMKNTLLTSPTGRTATLGSLATLTELPGQTEIRRENLQRDVAVTARLEGRDLGSGVAAVQRAVASRKLPQSIRVEYGGTYQEQQRSFRDLMMVLLLAVVLVFIVLLFEFRTFAAPMAILASALLSTAGVFFALLITGTTFNIASFMGLIMVVGIVAKNGILLLDAEQKFRALGFSPQEAMVQAGRRRLRPIMMTALAAAAGLLPLALAWGAGSQMLQPLAIAVIGGILISMALSLIITPAVHFNLTPERHPAAGAANE, encoded by the coding sequence ATTCTCGATCGCGCGCGGCAGCATCCGCCGGCGGACGAATCGCCGTACTGGTTCGCGCGCCTGTCGCGGCCCATCATCTTCCTGATCGTCAGCCTCGCCCTGCTAGGCGCGTACGTGGCGTTTACCATCCCCGTTGCCGTCTTTCCGGCGACGAATTTTCCGCGCATCGTAATCGGCATTGATAACGGCGTCATGCCGATTGATCAAATGATGGTCACAATCACGCGTCCGGTGGAGGAAGCCGTGAACATCGTGCCAGGGCTGGAGTCGGTGCGGTCCATCACCAGCCGAGGTTCAGCGGAGGTGGACCTGTTCTTCAACTGGAACGTGGACCCAGTGGAGACGCTGCAGTTGGTGGACGCTGCGCTGAGCCGGGTACAGTCGTCGCTGCCCTCGACCGCCAAGATCGACAGCCATCGCCTGACGTTCGCCAGCTTTCCCATCCTCGGCTACAGCCTGACGTCATCCACGGTGCCGCAAACAGATCTGTGGCAACTGGCGACGTACGAGATCAAGCCGCGATTGAACCGGCTGGACGGCGTATCCACCGTGCTGGTGCAGGGCGGACAGGAGCCGGAATTTCACATCGTGCCAGATTCGGCACAGCTTCTGCGGGCCGGGGTGAGAATCAGCGACCTGCTCGACGCGGTGCGGCGGACGAACCTGATTGATTCCCCCGGACTGATGGCACAGGGCCACGAACTCGGCCTGGCGCTGGTCAGCGCGCAGGTGCGCGACCCGGCGGAGATCGCCAACATCGTGGTGAAGACGACGCAGCAGGGGGTACCCGTCCACGTCGGTGATGTGGCGCAGGTCACGGCGGGCGTAAAGCCGGTGTACACGCGGATCACCGCCAACGGGCAGCCGGCGGTGCTGCTCAGCATCAACCGCCAGCCGGACAGCAACACCATGCAGGTGGCGTCGGAAGTGCACGACGAAGTCGAACGCATGCGGAAAACGTTACCGGCGGGCGTGCAGCTTGAGTCGTATTACGATCAGTCCACGATCGTGGGTGAGTCCATCAAGAGCGTGCGCGATGCGATCCTGATCGGGCTGGTGCTGGCCTCGGCGGTCATGGTGCTGTTCCTGAGGGACTGGGGCAGCTCGATTGTAGCCGGACTGGTGATTCCGGTGACGATCCTGGTCACGTTCATCGTGCTGAAAATGCTGGGGCAAAGTTTCAACCTGATGACGTTGGGCGGGCTGGCAGCGGCGGTGGGGCTGGTAATTGACGACGCCATCGTGGTGGTAGAAAACATCGTACTGCACCGCGAGGCCGGGCAGCCGCTGCTGGAGGCGATCCACAGCGCCTTGCACGAAATCACCGCGCCGCTGATCGGGTCCACGGTCACCCCGGTCGTCGTGTTTCTGCCGCTGATATCAATCACCGGGGTGACGGGCACGTTCTTTCGCGCACTGGCGATCACCGTGGGCGTGGCGCTGTTCACATCGTTGGCGCTGGCGCTGAGCTGGACACCGAACCTGAGCCAGTTCCTTCTCCGTGAGCGCGGCCGAAGTCCGCGGACCTTCACGCCGGGCAATCTCGGCGAATCGCTGCTGGCGGCAGAAGAAGAATCGCTCGGCGGATGGTTCGGCCGGGTCGTCCGGTTCTACGAACGCACGCTGCACATCGCGCTGGCGCGGCCACTGTGGATGGCGATCGGCAGCCTGGTGCTGATGGTCGCGGCGTACGCGAGCTATCGCGGCCTGGGCAGCGACATGCTGCCGGAGATGGACGAAGGCGGCTTCATCATCGACTACATCATGCCGGCGGGCAGTGCGCTGCAGGAGACCGATCGTGTGGTGGGGCACATCGAGCAGATGCTGCGCAAGATTCCCGAGGTGGAGAGCACGTCGCGGCGCACCGGAATGCAACTCGGGCTGGCGGCGGTCACGGAAGCCAACACGGGCGACATCTCGGTCAAGCTGAAGCAGGGCCGGCGACGCGACATTGAGGAAATCATTGCCGAAGTGCGCTCCGACATCGCGCGGCAGGAACCGGCGATCGAGGTCGAGTTCATCCAGGTCCTGCAGGACATGATCGGGGATCTAACGTCGGCGCCGGAGCCGATCCAGGTCAAGCTGTTCTCCCAGAACGCGCAGGAGTTGCGCGACTGGGCACCGCGCGTGGCCGATGCCATCAAAAAAATCCCCGGCGTCGTGGACGTGCTGAACGGGATTGACAACACGATCAGCGGGCCGGCCATCGTGTTCCATGTGGACCCAGCAGCCGCGGCGCGCGCCGGCTTCACGCCGGAGGAGGTGGCGATTGATGCGACCGCGATCCTGGAAGGCGAACCGGCCGCCACGCCGGTCATCACCAACGATCGCGCGTACACGGTGCGCGTGCGCTTCCCGGAACAATATCGGGCATCCCTCGACATGATGAAGAACACCCTGCTGACCAGTCCGACGGGGCGGACTGCAACACTCGGCTCGCTGGCTACGCTGACCGAACTGCCCGGCCAGACGGAGATTCGGCGGGAAAATCTGCAACGGGATGTCGCGGTCACGGCGCGCCTGGAAGGACGCGACTTGGGCAGCGGCGTGGCCGCGGTGCAGAGAGCGGTCGCATCTCGGAAGCTGCCGCAGAGCATCCGCGTGGAGTACGGTGGAACGTATCAGGAGCAGCAGCGCTCGTTTCGCGATCTGATGATGGTGTTGTTGCTGGCGGTGGTGCTAGTATTCATCGTGCTGCTGTTCGAGTTCCGCACGTTTGCCGCGCCGATGGCGATCCTGGCTTCGGCGCTGCTGTCCACGGCGGGCGTATTCTTCGCCCTGTTGATTACCGGAACGACGTTTAACATAGCCTCGTTCATGGGGCTGATCATGGTGGTAGGAATCGTGGCGAAGAACGGGATCCTGCTGCTCGACGCTGAGCAGAAGTTTCGCGCGCTGGGGTTCTCGCCGCAGGAAGCGATGGTGCAAGCGGGACGGCGGCGTCTGCGGCCGATCATGATGACGGCGCTGGCGGCGGCCGCCGGGCTGTTGCCGCTGGCACTGGCCTGGGGGGCGGGATCGCAGATGCTGCAGCCGCTGGCCATCGCGGTGATCGGCGGCATCCTGATCTCGATGGCGCTGTCGCTGATCATCACCCCAGCGGTGCACTTCAACCTCACGCCGGAACGCCACCCGGCGGCGGGAGCGGCGAACGAATAG
- a CDS encoding efflux RND transporter periplasmic adaptor subunit encodes MLDRTWNRIAPLLCCAVLAAAGLSGCSQEAAKRGPVVRVQVAPAKRTTIERVVQAEAVLYPIREAAITPKISAPVSKFLVQRGDKVHRGQLLAVLENRDLAAASTENEGAYDQAQATYETAVKANLPEEWRKAELDVQAAKESLDATRKMYVSRQDLYRQGALPRKDLDQAEVAYVQAQNQYDIAQKHLQALQAGGKRQALKAAQGQLEAAQGKYAGSQAQLNYSEVHSPIAGVVTDRPLYPGEMSTAGTPLITVMDVAQVVARAHIPQEQAALLKAGDAATITTPGSDEKIAGKVTIVSPALDPNSTTVEVWVEAANPGQKLRPGSNVELEMIAVRVADAIVVPASALLKNGEGATSVMVVGPDSRAHQQAVKVGVQQGNDVQIASGLKPGDNVITEGAFGLPDNTRVQVESEPARASHEGPSAPAGKQD; translated from the coding sequence ATGCTGGACCGCACATGGAACCGCATCGCGCCGTTGCTGTGCTGTGCAGTGCTGGCAGCGGCAGGCCTGTCCGGCTGCTCCCAAGAAGCCGCGAAACGGGGGCCGGTGGTAAGGGTGCAAGTCGCGCCGGCGAAGCGGACGACCATCGAGCGCGTGGTGCAGGCCGAGGCCGTGCTCTATCCCATCCGCGAAGCGGCGATCACGCCGAAGATCAGCGCGCCGGTCAGCAAGTTCCTGGTACAGCGCGGCGACAAAGTTCATCGCGGTCAACTGCTGGCGGTGCTGGAGAACAGGGACCTGGCAGCGGCGAGTACCGAGAACGAGGGCGCCTACGATCAGGCGCAGGCGACCTACGAAACCGCGGTGAAAGCGAATTTGCCCGAGGAATGGCGCAAGGCCGAACTCGACGTGCAGGCGGCGAAGGAGTCGCTGGATGCGACTCGGAAGATGTACGTCAGCCGGCAAGATCTGTACAGGCAGGGCGCACTGCCGCGCAAGGATCTGGACCAGGCGGAAGTGGCGTACGTACAGGCGCAAAACCAGTACGACATCGCACAGAAACATCTGCAGGCGTTGCAGGCAGGCGGAAAGCGGCAGGCGCTGAAAGCGGCGCAGGGACAGTTGGAGGCGGCGCAGGGGAAGTACGCGGGATCGCAGGCGCAACTGAACTATAGCGAGGTGCACAGCCCGATTGCGGGCGTGGTGACGGACCGCCCGTTGTACCCGGGCGAGATGTCGACCGCAGGGACGCCCCTGATCACGGTGATGGATGTTGCGCAAGTGGTCGCGCGGGCTCACATCCCGCAGGAGCAGGCAGCGCTGCTGAAGGCAGGCGATGCGGCAACCATCACGACGCCGGGGAGCGATGAAAAAATCGCTGGAAAGGTGACAATCGTCAGCCCGGCGCTGGATCCGAATTCCACTACGGTGGAGGTGTGGGTGGAGGCGGCCAATCCCGGGCAGAAGCTGCGTCCCGGGTCCAACGTCGAGCTGGAGATGATCGCCGTAAGAGTTGCGGACGCGATTGTGGTGCCGGCCTCGGCGTTACTGAAGAATGGCGAAGGAGCGACTTCGGTAATGGTTGTCGGGCCGGATAGCCGCGCGCACCAACAGGCAGTAAAGGTGGGAGTGCAACAGGGGAACGATGTCCAGATCGCCAGCGGGCTGAAGCCTGGCGACAACGTGATCACCGAGGGCGCCTTCGGCCTGCCCGACAACACGCGCGTGCAGGTGGAGAGCGAACCGGCCCGGGCGAGCCACGAGGGACCGAGCGCGCCCGCCGGCAAACAGGACTGA
- a CDS encoding TolC family protein, with protein sequence MRRERIASCLLTLLVGTSACAQVAETTPQQNPPLTITLQDALQRARGIMPQLLAANTEAEIAHQERVQARAAMLPTISYTTSYLYTQGNGTPSGLFIANNAVHEYLAQGNAHEALNLGWGQIAEYRRSGAAEALARAKAEVATRGLAVTVVENYYGYVVAQRKYASAQEAKAEAEHFFKISQELESGGEVAHSDAIKAQLQLNDRRRDFQEARLAMDKARLALAVLLFPHFTQDFSVVDDLHFAPPLASFAEVTQAAQKNNPELRAAGASLEVAQREVQVAWATHFPSLTFDYWYGIDAAHFATYTGGVRNLGYAAEATLSIPIWDWGALRSKVKQASLRRRQAQVELTFAQRQLQSNMRALYADASTARTELDTLRSSAELAADSLRLTDLRYQAGEATALEVVDAQNTLVQARNAYDDGEARYRVALANLQTLTGTF encoded by the coding sequence ATGCGGCGAGAGAGAATTGCGAGCTGTTTGCTGACCCTGTTGGTGGGCACGTCCGCTTGTGCGCAGGTAGCCGAGACGACGCCACAACAGAATCCGCCGCTGACGATTACGTTGCAGGACGCTCTGCAGCGGGCACGCGGGATCATGCCGCAATTGCTGGCGGCGAACACCGAGGCGGAAATCGCGCACCAGGAACGCGTGCAGGCGCGCGCGGCGATGCTGCCGACGATCAGTTACACAACTTCCTACCTCTACACGCAGGGCAACGGCACGCCCTCCGGCCTGTTCATTGCGAACAACGCAGTCCACGAGTACCTGGCGCAAGGGAATGCGCATGAGGCGCTAAACCTGGGGTGGGGGCAGATTGCCGAGTACAGGCGGTCGGGAGCGGCGGAGGCGTTAGCGCGCGCCAAGGCGGAGGTGGCCACGCGCGGGCTGGCGGTCACCGTGGTGGAGAATTATTACGGATACGTGGTGGCGCAGCGGAAATATGCGAGCGCGCAAGAAGCGAAGGCGGAGGCGGAGCACTTTTTCAAGATCAGCCAGGAGTTGGAGAGTGGCGGCGAGGTGGCGCACTCAGACGCGATCAAGGCGCAGCTCCAGCTCAATGACCGGCGGCGCGATTTCCAGGAGGCGCGGCTGGCCATGGACAAAGCCCGGCTGGCGCTGGCAGTGCTGCTGTTCCCACATTTCACGCAGGATTTTAGTGTCGTGGACGACTTGCATTTTGCGCCGCCGCTAGCCAGTTTTGCGGAGGTGACGCAGGCGGCACAGAAGAACAATCCCGAGCTGCGGGCGGCAGGCGCATCCCTGGAAGTCGCACAACGCGAGGTACAGGTGGCGTGGGCGACGCATTTTCCGTCGCTCACCTTCGATTACTGGTACGGCATTGACGCCGCTCATTTCGCGACCTATACCGGCGGGGTCCGCAACCTGGGATATGCCGCCGAGGCCACGCTGAGCATTCCCATCTGGGATTGGGGCGCGCTGCGGAGCAAGGTGAAGCAAGCGTCCTTGCGGCGCAGGCAGGCGCAGGTGGAGTTAACATTCGCCCAGCGACAATTGCAAAGCAACATGCGGGCGCTTTATGCTGACGCATCCACGGCGCGCACGGAGTTGGACACCTTGCGAAGTTCGGCAGAGCTGGCGGCAGACAGCCTGCGGCTCACCGATCTACGTTACCAGGCGGGTGAGGCAACGGCGCTGGAAGTGGTGGATGCACAGAACACGCTGGTGCAGGCGCGCAACGCCTATGACGACGGAGAAGCGCGGTATCGAGTCGCGCTCGCCAACCTGCAGACGCTGACCGGGACCTTCTAG
- a CDS encoding S41 family peptidase — protein MFKSNRTLLALVLILAASGLLGVVFGQRTQTQESSDADMQQNLRQFTQVYDVVEQNYAEAVKPDKAIYDGAIPGMLRSLDPHSTFFNPKAFAQLNEEQRGNYFGVGMEIGPRGDKIVVISPFVGAPAYRAGVRAGDVIMAVDGKSTDNMTTADVADLVKGPRGSQVHITILREGAQKPLEFTVTRDEIPRHSVDVHFLIQPGIGYLHIGSFIETTESELDKALADFGDLRGLILDLRQDPGGLLKEAVAVSDQFLPKGAVVVSQRGRSSPEIVYRAKKGNGGKNYPIVVLVNRGTASAAEIVSAAIQDHDRGLVLGENTFGKGLVQTVYPLSDKTGIALTTARYYTPSGRLIQRKYTGMSLYDYYNGAGSEDSIVGREAKTTDSGRIVYGGDGITPDVKFATPKPNHFQNEMQIRYVFFDFAKRYLSNHQVSKSFSVDEQVLQQFREFLNEKKAPWTEADLQQNLDWVKSGIKVELVTEVFGLDAGLQAKAEADPEVAKAVALLPQANQLSENARRILAARAMGGPASKQ, from the coding sequence ATGTTCAAGTCGAATCGAACTCTCCTCGCCCTTGTTCTGATTCTTGCCGCGTCCGGATTGCTGGGCGTGGTCTTCGGTCAACGAACCCAAACCCAGGAAAGCAGCGATGCGGACATGCAACAAAATCTGCGGCAGTTCACGCAGGTGTACGACGTGGTGGAGCAGAACTATGCCGAAGCGGTGAAGCCCGACAAAGCGATCTATGACGGGGCGATCCCAGGCATGCTGCGCTCGCTGGATCCGCACTCGACGTTCTTCAATCCCAAGGCTTTTGCGCAGCTCAACGAGGAGCAGCGCGGAAATTATTTCGGCGTCGGCATGGAGATCGGGCCGCGCGGCGACAAGATCGTTGTGATCTCGCCGTTCGTCGGCGCGCCTGCCTATCGGGCGGGGGTTCGCGCCGGCGATGTCATTATGGCGGTGGACGGCAAATCCACGGACAACATGACCACGGCGGATGTGGCGGACCTGGTGAAGGGCCCGCGTGGTTCGCAGGTGCACATCACGATATTGCGCGAGGGCGCGCAAAAGCCGCTGGAGTTCACGGTGACGCGCGACGAGATTCCGCGTCATAGCGTGGACGTGCACTTCCTGATCCAGCCGGGGATCGGGTATCTCCACATCGGTTCGTTTATTGAGACCACGGAAAGCGAACTAGACAAAGCGCTGGCCGATTTCGGCGACCTGCGCGGTTTGATTCTCGATCTGCGACAGGACCCGGGCGGACTGCTGAAGGAAGCGGTCGCGGTGTCCGACCAGTTTTTGCCGAAGGGGGCGGTGGTGGTGTCGCAGCGCGGGCGGTCGTCGCCGGAAATTGTGTATCGCGCGAAGAAGGGCAACGGAGGCAAGAATTATCCAATCGTGGTGCTGGTGAACCGCGGCACGGCGTCAGCGGCGGAGATCGTGTCGGCCGCGATCCAGGACCACGACCGCGGGCTGGTGCTGGGCGAGAACACGTTCGGCAAGGGCCTGGTGCAGACGGTGTATCCGCTGTCGGACAAGACCGGAATAGCGCTGACGACGGCGAGATACTACACGCCGAGCGGGCGGCTCATCCAGCGCAAGTACACGGGCATGTCGCTCTACGATTATTACAACGGCGCGGGCAGCGAAGACAGCATCGTGGGCCGGGAGGCAAAGACGACCGACAGCGGGCGGATCGTGTACGGCGGCGACGGCATCACGCCGGACGTGAAATTCGCCACCCCGAAGCCGAACCACTTTCAGAACGAGATGCAGATCCGCTACGTCTTCTTCGATTTCGCGAAGCGATACCTGAGCAATCACCAGGTGTCGAAGAGTTTCAGCGTCGACGAGCAGGTGCTGCAGCAGTTCCGCGAGTTCCTCAACGAAAAAAAGGCGCCGTGGACCGAGGCCGACCTGCAGCAGAACCTGGACTGGGTGAAGTCTGGTATCAAGGTCGAATTGGTCACCGAGGTCTTTGGCCTGGACGCAGGGCTGCAAGCGAAGGCGGAAGCAGACCCGGAAGTGGCGAAAGCCGTCGCGCTACTGCCACAAGCGAATCAGCTTAGCGAAAACGCGCGGCGCATCCTGGCGGCAAGAGCCATGGGCGGCCCAGCTTCGAAGCAGTAG
- a CDS encoding ammonia-forming cytochrome c nitrite reductase subunit c552 has product MSNETAKEATINRRLLTITVVLAAIAAVAATGLLVNIFEHRQEAKNPFFKTVELSDKIDDPAKWGTNFPMQYGLYLRTKQEAATKFGGDEAELRSPTPEDPRPTVSRSNLAKDPRLKAMWAGYAFSADYRERRGHEWMLADQKYTGRQKFAKQPGTCLNCHASLYKAYLEQGEGDITKGFEKISKLPYAEAVKLVKHPVACIDCHEPTTMQLRISRPAFIEGIRALKASQGVPDFDVNKQATLQELRTYVCAQCHVEYYFKGQDKRLTFPWSKGVAVENIVQFYDDEKFKDWVHGDTGAPMLKAQHPEFEMWSQGIHARSNVACADCHMPYRREGALKISDHHVRSPLLNINRACQQCHHWDEKEIKGRVEEIQTRFFNERNVAMDALMDLIRDINAAKKNGATDAELERARDYQRKASFYLDFAMSENSMGFHAPQESTRMLAEAINFCRLGQLSLRSTASPTAPMQKASLQSAPRGK; this is encoded by the coding sequence ATGAGCAACGAGACAGCGAAAGAAGCAACCATCAATCGGCGCCTGCTGACGATCACGGTGGTGCTGGCGGCGATTGCCGCCGTGGCCGCGACCGGGCTGCTGGTGAACATCTTCGAGCACCGGCAGGAGGCGAAGAACCCGTTCTTCAAGACGGTGGAACTGAGCGACAAGATCGACGACCCGGCGAAGTGGGGCACGAACTTCCCCATGCAGTACGGCCTCTACCTGCGGACAAAGCAGGAGGCGGCGACAAAGTTCGGCGGAGATGAAGCGGAGCTGCGCTCGCCGACGCCGGAGGATCCGCGGCCCACGGTGTCGCGTTCCAACCTGGCGAAAGATCCGCGGCTGAAGGCGATGTGGGCCGGCTACGCGTTCTCGGCGGACTATCGGGAGCGCCGCGGACACGAATGGATGCTGGCGGACCAGAAGTATACGGGGCGGCAGAAGTTCGCCAAGCAGCCGGGCACCTGCCTGAATTGCCACGCGTCGCTGTACAAGGCATACCTGGAACAGGGCGAGGGCGACATCACCAAGGGCTTCGAGAAGATCAGCAAGCTGCCGTACGCCGAGGCAGTGAAGCTGGTGAAGCACCCGGTGGCGTGCATCGACTGCCACGAGCCAACCACGATGCAGTTGCGCATTTCGCGGCCGGCGTTCATCGAGGGCATCCGGGCGTTGAAGGCGTCGCAGGGCGTGCCGGATTTCGACGTCAACAAGCAGGCGACCCTGCAGGAGTTGCGCACCTACGTGTGCGCGCAGTGCCATGTCGAATATTACTTCAAGGGCCAGGACAAACGGCTGACGTTCCCGTGGTCGAAGGGCGTGGCGGTGGAGAACATCGTCCAGTTCTACGACGACGAGAAATTCAAGGATTGGGTGCACGGCGACACCGGGGCGCCGATGCTGAAGGCACAGCATCCGGAATTCGAGATGTGGAGCCAGGGAATTCACGCGCGGTCCAACGTGGCCTGCGCTGACTGCCATATGCCGTACCGGCGCGAGGGCGCGCTGAAGATCAGCGACCACCACGTGCGCAGCCCGCTGCTGAACATCAACCGGGCGTGCCAGCAGTGCCATCACTGGGACGAGAAGGAAATCAAGGGGCGCGTCGAAGAAATCCAGACCCGGTTCTTCAACGAGCGCAACGTGGCCATGGACGCGCTGATGGACTTGATCCGCGACATCAACGCGGCCAAAAAGAACGGCGCGACGGATGCGGAGCTGGAACGGGCGCGCGATTATCAGCGCAAGGCGAGCTTCTACCTCGACTTTGCGATGTCGGAGAACTCGATGGGCTTCCACGCGCCGCAGGAATCCACGCGCATGCTGGCGGAGGCGATCAACTTCTGCCGGCTGGGGCAGTTGTCGCTGCGCAGCACCGCGAGCCCGACGGCGCCCATGCAGAAAGCGAGTTTGCAGTCAGCTCCTAGGGGAAAATAA
- the nrfH gene encoding cytochrome c nitrite reductase small subunit: MRAKTATVALGILLGVALGVGSYTFIYARGYSYLSNNPESCTNCHVMKEYYSGWQKGSHHAAAKCNDCHTPPGLLAKYATKTSNGFFHSLAFTSGRFPDSIQMKNRNHRVTEEACRNCHQDVVAAVEGTHREAAQMSCIRCHASSGHSEAVASTNTSLEGNLP, translated from the coding sequence ATGAGAGCGAAGACGGCCACGGTCGCGCTAGGCATCCTGCTGGGAGTGGCGCTGGGGGTGGGGTCCTACACCTTCATTTATGCGCGCGGCTACTCCTACCTGTCGAACAATCCCGAGTCGTGCACCAACTGCCACGTGATGAAGGAGTACTACAGCGGGTGGCAGAAGGGGAGCCATCACGCGGCGGCCAAGTGCAATGACTGCCACACGCCGCCCGGGCTGCTGGCCAAGTACGCGACCAAGACCAGCAACGGATTCTTCCACTCGCTGGCATTCACGTCGGGACGGTTTCCGGATTCCATTCAAATGAAGAATCGCAATCACCGGGTGACGGAAGAGGCTTGCCGCAATTGTCACCAGGACGTGGTAGCGGCGGTGGAGGGCACGCACCGGGAAGCGGCGCAGATGAGCTGCATCCGCTGCCACGCGTCGAGCGGACATTCGGAAGCGGTGGCTTCCACCAACACTTCTCTGGAAGGGAACCTGCCATGA